A single Prevotella sp. E15-22 DNA region contains:
- the mscL gene encoding large-conductance mechanosensitive channel protein MscL → MGFIKEFKEFAMKGNVMDMAVGVIIGAAFGKIVSSLVDDVLMPLVGMITGNVDFTGLAFQIGEGEEAAVLKYGNFIQNTVDFIIVAFCIFLMLKGINKLNRKKEEPASEPEAPKGPTQEELLAEIRDLLKQK, encoded by the coding sequence ATGGGATTTATTAAAGAATTCAAGGAGTTTGCCATGAAGGGCAATGTAATGGACATGGCAGTTGGTGTGATCATCGGTGCTGCGTTTGGCAAAATTGTTAGTAGCTTGGTGGATGATGTACTGATGCCGCTGGTTGGTATGATTACAGGCAATGTTGATTTCACAGGTCTGGCGTTCCAGATTGGTGAGGGCGAAGAGGCTGCTGTCCTGAAGTATGGTAACTTCATCCAAAATACTGTTGATTTTATCATTGTGGCCTTCTGTATTTTCCTGATGCTGAAGGGTATCAATAAACTGAATCGTAAGAAGGAAGAGCCTGCTTCCGAGCCTGAGGCTCCTAAGGGTCCCACCCAAGAAGAGTTGCTGGCCGAGATTCGCGACTTGCTGAAGCAGAAATAG
- a CDS encoding Hsp20/alpha crystallin family protein, whose product MTPMMRTNNWIPAVFNDFFDTDYMPRANCTAPAINVKESDKAYTVELAAPGMKKEDFNVHINDEGNLIIKMEQKNEKKEEDKSVRYLRREFSYSKYEQTLILPDDVKKDAISAKVDNGVLTVELPKIVEEKAKISRQIDIL is encoded by the coding sequence ATGACACCAATGATGAGAACAAACAACTGGATTCCTGCAGTGTTTAACGACTTCTTTGACACCGACTATATGCCGCGTGCTAATTGCACCGCACCCGCTATCAACGTAAAGGAATCGGATAAGGCCTATACCGTAGAGTTGGCTGCTCCGGGCATGAAGAAGGAAGACTTCAATGTGCATATCAACGACGAAGGCAACCTGATTATCAAGATGGAGCAGAAGAACGAGAAAAAAGAGGAGGATAAGTCTGTGCGTTATCTGCGTCGTGAGTTCAGCTACTCAAAGTACGAGCAGACGCTGATATTGCCAGACGATGTTAAGAAGGATGCTATCTCGGCCAAGGTGGACAATGGCGTATTAACCGTTGAACTGCCAAAGATCGTAGAAGAGAAGGCGAAAATCTCTCGTCAGATAGACATTCTTTAA
- a CDS encoding TrpB-like pyridoxal phosphate-dependent enzyme: MSRQKKFILQENEIPTQWYNIQADMPNKPLPPIHPVTKQPLGVDDLAHIFPRECCVQELDTEHRWIDIPEEVLDKYKYYRSTPLVRAYALEEALGTPAHIYFKNESTNPLGSHKINSAIPQCYYAKQEGTTNVTTETGAGQWGMALSYAAKLYGLECAVYQVKITMQQKPYRSSVMRTFGAAVTGSPSMSTRAGKDIITKDPTHPGSLGTAISEAVELATTTPNCKYTLGSVLNHVGLHQTIIGLEAEKQMQMAGEYPDIVIGCFGGGSNFGGISFPFMRHNLSGERHTEFIAAEPDSCPKLTRGQFRYDFGDEAGYTPLLPMFTLGHNFKPSNIHAGGLRYHGAGMIISQLIKDGLMHGVDIPQLETFEAGMLFARTEGIIPAPESTHAIAATIREAKKCIETGEEKVILFNLSGHGLIDMPSYESYINGDLQNYTVTDEMIAQNLAELDKK, encoded by the coding sequence ATGAGCAGACAAAAGAAATTCATTCTTCAGGAAAATGAGATTCCGACACAGTGGTATAACATTCAGGCCGACATGCCCAACAAGCCGCTGCCCCCCATCCATCCAGTCACAAAGCAACCTCTTGGCGTTGACGACCTGGCACACATCTTCCCCCGCGAGTGTTGCGTGCAGGAGTTGGACACTGAGCATCGCTGGATAGACATTCCTGAGGAAGTTCTCGACAAATATAAGTACTATCGCTCTACGCCGCTGGTGCGTGCCTACGCACTGGAGGAGGCTCTGGGCACACCCGCTCATATCTATTTCAAGAACGAGAGTACCAACCCACTGGGTTCACATAAGATTAACTCTGCCATTCCTCAGTGCTACTATGCCAAGCAGGAAGGCACAACAAACGTCACCACCGAGACTGGCGCCGGCCAGTGGGGCATGGCCTTGAGTTATGCCGCCAAACTCTACGGACTGGAATGCGCTGTCTATCAGGTGAAGATCACCATGCAGCAGAAGCCCTACCGCTCGAGCGTGATGCGTACCTTCGGCGCTGCCGTCACTGGCTCGCCCTCAATGTCGACCCGTGCTGGTAAGGACATCATCACCAAGGACCCCACACATCCTGGCTCACTGGGTACAGCCATCTCAGAAGCCGTTGAGCTGGCCACCACCACGCCCAACTGTAAATACACGCTGGGCTCCGTGCTGAACCACGTGGGTCTGCACCAGACCATCATCGGACTGGAGGCTGAGAAGCAGATGCAGATGGCTGGCGAGTATCCTGACATCGTGATTGGCTGCTTTGGCGGCGGATCAAACTTCGGTGGTATCTCGTTCCCCTTCATGCGCCACAACCTGAGCGGTGAGCGCCACACCGAGTTCATTGCTGCCGAGCCCGACAGCTGTCCTAAGCTGACGCGTGGTCAGTTCCGCTATGACTTCGGCGACGAGGCTGGCTACACACCCCTGCTCCCCATGTTCACCCTGGGCCATAACTTCAAGCCAAGCAACATCCATGCTGGTGGTCTGCGCTATCATGGTGCTGGCATGATTATCTCGCAGCTGATTAAGGACGGACTGATGCATGGTGTGGACATTCCTCAGCTGGAGACCTTCGAGGCTGGTATGCTCTTCGCACGCACTGAGGGTATCATCCCTGCACCTGAGAGCACCCACGCCATTGCCGCCACCATCCGCGAGGCTAAGAAATGCATTGAGACTGGCGAGGAGAAGGTGATCCTCTTCAACCTCTCTGGTCACGGACTCATCGATATGCCCAGCTACGAGTCGTATATCAACGGCGACCTGCAGAACTACACGGTGACCGACGAGATGATTGCTCAGAACCTGGCAGAACTTGATAAGAAATAA